A stretch of Palaemon carinicauda isolate YSFRI2023 chromosome 36, ASM3689809v2, whole genome shotgun sequence DNA encodes these proteins:
- the LOC137628733 gene encoding uncharacterized transmembrane protein DDB_G0289901-like produces MEIKIILAIGLFVGLSSASYGSGGGGGGGGGGGGCGGGSCGAGSVIGGGGYTGGISGGGSSGHTGGGSIGGSGGSGGGYSGGSSGGSSGGAKIVGGPAIFIGSSTSPGGAGGGYSGGSSGGSSFGGSSGGFTSGGSGGGYSGSSSGGSSFGGSSGGISSGGSSGGYSGGSSGGSSFGGSSGGFSSGGSSGGYSGGSSGGSSFGGSSGGFGSGGSSSGGYSGGSTGGSSFGGSSGGFSSGGSSGGYSGGSSGGSSIGGSSGGISTGGSSGGYSGGSSGGSSFGGSSGGFGSGGSSSGGYSGGSTGGSSFGGSSGGISSGGSSGGYSGGSSGGSSFGGSSGGSSTGGSSGGYSGGSSGGSSFGGSSGGFGSGGSSSGGYSGGSTGGSSFGGSSGGFSSGGSSGGYSGGSSGGSSFGGSSGGISSGGSSGGYSGGSSGGSSFGGSSGGFGSGGSSSGGYSGGSSGGSSIGGSSGGISSGGSSGGYSGGSSGGSSFGGSSGGFGSGSSSSGGYSGGSSGGSSFGGTSGGFGSGGSSSGGYSGGSSGGSSFGGSSGGFGSGGSSSGGYSGGSSGGSSIGGSSGGFSSGGSSGGYSGGSSGGSSFGGSSGGFGSGGSSSGGYSGGSSGGSSFGGSSGGLGSGSSSGGYSGGSSSGGFVSGGSSGGSSGGSSFGGSSGGFGTGGSSGGYSGGSSGSGSVGSGSSGGSAGGHGGALSGYLPPTGK; encoded by the exons ATG GAAATTAAAATTATACTAGCCATCGGCCTCTTTGTTGGGCTGTCATCAGCTTCATATGGCAGTGGAGGTGGTGGTGgcggtggtggaggaggaggaggatgtggaGGAGGTAGTTGTGGAGCAGGCTCAGTGATTGGAGGAGGTGGCTACACAGGAGGCATTTCTGGTGGCGGATCATCTGGGCACACAGGAGGGGGATCCATTGGAGGGTCTGGTGGATCAGGGGGAGGATATTCTGGTGGCTCTTCTGGTGGCTCTTCTGGTGGCGCTAAAATAGTAGGAGGACCTGCAATCTTCATCGGTAGCTCAACATCACCCGGAGGAGCAGGCGGAGGCTATTCTGGCGGGTCTTCTGGAGGCTCTTCCTTTGGCGGAAGCTCTGGAGGTTTCACCAGTGGAGGATCAGGTGGTGGATACTCTGGCAGCTCCTCTGGAGGCTCTTCCTTTGGGGGAAGCTCTGGAGGAATCAGCTCAGGAGGCTCAAGTGGTGGATATTCTGGCGGATCATCTGGAGGTTCATCCTTTGGGGGAAGCTCCGGAGGATTCAGCTCAGGAGGCTCAAGCGGTGGATACTCTGGTGGGTCTTCTGGAGGATCCTCCTTCGGTGGAAGCTCTGGAGGCTTTGGCAGTGGAGGCTCTTCAAGTGGAGGGTACTCTGGTGGTTCAACAGGTGGCTCATCCTTTGGAGGAAGCTCCGGAGGATTCAGCTCAGGAGGCTCAAGTGGTGGATACTCCGGAGGATCATCTGGCGGTTCATCCATTGGGGGAAGCTCCGGAGGTATTAGCACTGGAGGTTCAAGTGGTGGATACTCTGGAGGATCGTCTGGAGGCTCTTCCTTCGGTGGAAGCTCCGGAGGCTTTGGCAGTGGAGGCTCTTCAAGTGGAGGGTACTCTGGTGGTTCAACAGGTGGCTCATCCTTTGGAGGAAGCTCTGGAGGAATCAGCTCAGGAGGCTCAAGTGGTGGATACTCCGGAGGATCATCTGGTGGTTCATCCTTTGGGGGAAGCTCCGGAGGTAGTAGCACTGGAGGTTCAAGTGGTGGATACTCTGGAGGATCGTCTGGAGGCTCTTCCTTCGGTGGAAGCTCCGGAGGCTTTGGCAGTGGAGGCTCTTCAAGTGGTGGATACTCTGGTGGTTCAACAGGTGGCTCATCCTTTGGAGGAAGCTCTGGAGGATTCAGCTCAGGAGGCTCAAGTGGTGGATACTCCGGAGGATCATCTGGCGGTTCATCCTTTGGAGGAAGCTCCGGAGGTATTAGCTCTGGAGGTTCAAGTGGTGGATACTCTGGAGGATCATCTGGAGGCTCTTCCTTCGGTGGAAGCTCCGGAGGCTTTGGCAGTGGAGGCTCTTCAAGTGGTGGATACTCAGGGGGTTCATCAGGTGGTTCATCCATTGGAGGAAGCTCCGGAGGAATCAGCTCAGGAGGCTCAAGTGGTGGATACTCCGGAGGATCATCTGGCGGTTCATCTTTTGGAGGGAGCTCTGGAGGCTTTGGCAGTGGAAGTTCCTCAAGCGGTGGATACTCTGGAGGATCATCTGGTGGTTCATCCTTTGGAGGAACCTCTGGAGGCTTTGGCAGTGGAGGTTCCTCAAGTGGTGGATACTCTGGAGGATCATCTGGAGGCTCTTCCTTCGGTGGAAGCTCCGGAGGCTTTGGCAGTGGAGGCTCTTCAAGTGGTGGATACTCAGGTGGGTCATCTGGCGGTTCATCCATTGGAGGAAGCTCCGGAGGATTCAGCTCAGGAGGCTCAAGTGGTGGATACTCCGGAGGATCATCTGGTGGTTCATCCTTTGGAGGAAGCTCTGGAGGCTTTGGCAGTGGAGGTTCCTCAAGTGGTGGATACTCTGGAGGATCATCTGGTGGTTCATCATTTGGAGGAAGCTCCGGAGGTTTAGGTAGTGGCAGCTCAAGCGGCGGATACTCAGGCGGCTCTTCATCAGGAGGCTTTGTAAGCGGAGGTTCAAGTGGAGGCTCTTCAGGAGGTTCCTCCTTTGGTGGAAGTTCAGGAGGCTTTGGTACTGGAGGATCGAGCGGAGGATATTCAGGAGGCTCGTCAGGAAGTGGCTCTGTTGGTTCTGGTTCCAGTGGAGGCTCTGCAGGAGGCCATGGAGGTGCTCTTAGTGGCTACTTACCTCCTACCGGTAAATAA